In Bos taurus isolate L1 Dominette 01449 registration number 42190680 breed Hereford chromosome 13, ARS-UCD2.0, whole genome shotgun sequence, the DNA window ttccttggtggtccagtggctaagactgaatGTAAggggcctgagttccatccctggccagggaactagatcccacaggccacaactgaagatcctgcatgccgcaacaaagatcaaagatcccacatgctgcaactaagacctgcatgccggtgcagccaaataaataaaaataaatattaaaaaaattagaattacaAGAGTAATTATTAATCACTCCATCTCTCAAATAGTTTCAAGTAAATATCAGATAATTCATAACTTTAACTCAAAAGTACTCTAATTTGCTTTGTCACCTCAGTACTTAATACTAAATTATGGATATCAATccattaaagaaataatatttttcaaaatgaattgGGTTGCACCTCTAACAGGGCCTTTGAGGGCAGCATTTGTGATGTGATGGTTTGTGTGATTTGCCTCACGCTGGTGCAGGACACGCCAAGAGGAATCAGGGATTCTTGGAACATGCCCTCTTGAGTGTCTTCTGCTCTGAATTATTTTCGTGTACTTCATATCTGGCAGGACCACAGGTTTTACAGGTATTTCAGAGACAGTGTTTTGCTTGGCTCCTGTATCTTTATCTGATGCTGTGGTCCTGATCCCAGTTCTCAGGCCACTGGTAATAACAGTGACAACTGGTAATTTATATTTGCACTGAATATGTGTTAAGCATTATTCCAAACACTTTAAAGGACAGTAACTTCTTATTTAGTCTTCACGACAATCCTGTGAAGTAGTCATGATGATGATTCTTGTATTATAGAGTAATGGGGAAGTGAGGGGCAGAGAGGTCATGTGAGCTgccagattcaaacccaggctgtCTAGCTCGTTAGTTATTGCTTTTAACCTCTTTCCTTCCTGAGCTTACCATTGGCCAGCTTGGGGGGAGAGATGAGGGTGTCTGGCCATCCTCCCGCTACTACCCCTCACTGTCCCTCTGTTCAGCCACACAGTCAGTATGGTATGTGGAAGTTCCCTGGGCTTCGCTGTCCTTTATAACAAGGACCAGAGTGGGGCCTGGGAGCTTACTGATGGATGTGAGCTTTGGCTTCTGTCTCACTGTCATACACTATAAGGCCATGAGTGGATGCAGTTGGGGCCTGGGCTGTCTGTTTCTCCTGACTCTCTCTCTGTCCTTTCCCATGCCCTAGGGTGGCAATCCAAGCCTACCTTGTGGATGACAAGCCAGCCCAGGAATCCACTAGAGCTGCGCAGAGGAAAGTTGGACTCTGGGAAGACACAGGCCACAATCCGACTAATGAGAGTATGAGCATCCTCCCACAGggccggggggtgggggatggtcatagcaaacatgccCTGAGCACTTCGTGGGTGCCTGCCTGCAGTCTTGTTCTCCTCACAGCATCCCCATGGGCATGCTTATCATCAGCCCTATTTTACAGAAGGGAAAAGTGAGGTGCATGGAGATAAATGACTTGCACCAGATCACACAGTTAGAAAATACAGTACCAGGGGTCAAAGCCAGTTAGACAAAGATTTGCCTTTGTGTTTAAGATACAGGAAAATGATTggaatcattttatttcattgcaTTAGGAATACAATCTAGTGGCTTGTTCATTTacaaactctgggaaattaaCCTTTCATGAAAAACAGTGCATCTTGAAGCAAGACTTAGGAGCTTCCTATTAAAACTTTTCACATCAACTGATAGAACTTGATCGTTCATTTTCTCAAAATCTGTTGTTTATTATGGCTTCTGAACAATGTTTCAAAGTATTTGAAATGAACTAGAAGAAGTGGGGGCATTAGTGTCCATAGCAGAAAGTAACATACCAAATACTATAACTACTACAAAATATTATAGAAGAGTTCTTAACTTCTTCAGGAAAGTTTTTAATAGCTCAATGAACAATGACTGTTATATAAAGAAATAGGGAGAAATGTATTTGCCTTGAAATcgtttttttccctttaacctTCAATTTTGCAAAAATGAGTTATTAGaggcagtccagtattcttaaaGGAGGAACTCATATTTCTGATGTTATTTTTATCCTGACTTTAGAAGGGTTATGTGTTTTTGATATGAAACATGAACCTGGACAATTGGCTCTAAAACCTGTGCTCCTAACCAGTTCCTAATACTCTCTCTTATAATCATTCATTTGtttaatcaacaaatatttgagcatctactgtgtccCAGACCCTGTTCTAAGTGTGGGAATTCACCAGTGATGTGGCCTCTGACCTTAGGGAGCTCACAGGGGAGACAGATAACAAACAAGATAGATATGGCACGTGTAGTGAAGACAAGAGCTGTGAAGAAGTATAAAATAAGGTTAGGGGGCTAAAGGACCACAGAGGAGGGGGTGGCCATGACCATTTTAggagggtggtcagggaaggctgtCAAGGTGGTGACATCTGAGGCAGGAATGCTCCAGGCAGAAGAACTGGAactgcaaaggccctgaggttcaTAGGAGTCCCCGGGCTGCTGTTGCTGTGTGCAGAGTGGGCTGTGGGGACAAGGGGGAAACAGAGCAAGAATGCAGAAACGACCCAGTTGGTTTGTTCTTGGAGTTGGAGTAGGATTCTGACTCTGCCCCTCAGCCTCAGGACAGTGTTTTATTCAAGCACCAACTCCCGAGAGTGCCAACGATGTGTCAGGCACCAAGCTGGGTGCTGGGGAGATAGCCATGAACATGATCCCAGAATCCGTGCTATGATGGAGCTTATACTTTAGCATAACAAATTAAAAAGGGGAGACgcataacaaattaaaaaacctCCAAAGAATATTTACTCATCAGTTGATTAAGCCCACCCTTATGGAGCTCTAGGTactgttctgtgtgtgtgctggagaTACAGCTGTGACAAGACAACCAAAGCCCCTGCCCTCCTGGCTGTAAAATTCTAGTTGGGAAGACagacaagaaagaagaaaataagaaaaatatgttgggacttccttagtggtccagcgATTAAGACTTCTTTCAAtgcaaagagggcttccctggtgactcagggtaaagaattcatccgcgatgcgggagaccttgattccattcctgggtcgggaagttctcctggagaagggaatggcaacccactccggtgttcttgtctggagaatcccatggacggaggaccctggtgggctacagtccattgggtcgcaaagagtcagacacgactgagagactaacacacacataattcACTGATTCTAAGAAGCCACTGGTAATAAGGCGCACCTTTATCTTAATAACTcactaattaaatatttttcaactaGACTGTAACACGCCACCAGCTGTAAGATACAGCTCCACCCCAGAGCATAAAATTATGGGGAAATGGGTGTTTCAGAAAGGATGAAATAATTCAAGGTGCTCTGACCCGCAGACAATAGAGAACAGCCGCCCAGCTCGGGTGGCATTTATCAGTCGGGGCCACAAGGGGGCGGATTGCGGCGGGAGGGACGTGGTCCTTGGGCTCTGGGAGGTGCCGGCCGACCCCGCGCATCGCCACTTCCCTTCCCTGTCTTTCCGCCCGCAGACAATGCTCCGGAACCGGCGAACCTCGTACCAGGAGCTCTGCGACCACGAGGAATTCCTCACCAACCACTGTGGGGaactgatcaagaccatccagGACACAGAGGACAGCGCCGCCCTGAAAGTGCGGATGCTGCTGCAGCAGCAGGACGTCTACATGGTGATTCTCCCCGCCTTGGCCCCGCAGCCCCGCCTCCGCCCTGAGCCGCCGTCCAGCCCGCGACACCGCCCCTCCCAAGCCCTTGGGCGCCCTCTCCTGCTTTCTCCCGGCTGGTTGCATAAGCTCCTTCCTCCGTCTGGAAGATAGCATCTTTTACACACTCCActctccccgccccccgcacCCCTACCTGGGTCTTGGAATcagactgggggtggggtggggactcaTCCCAGTTCAGCACTAATTAGCTGGAAGGCTCTGAGTCAACCTCTGAGCCCCATACAAGTGGGGCACAATAGCGCTCACCCTGAAAAGGAGTTgcacctggcacacaggaggtgtGGGCCCCAGTGGGATTGGGTCTGGGGACTCCTCTGAGAAAGTACTGAGTTCTCTGACGGTCCCTGCTTTGGCAGCACCAGTGGAAGCGGGGGTggtgggtgatggtggtggtgagctAACGCCCCCCCACTCCCACAGACCATCACTGACATCTTGGAGTACTCCAACAAGAAGAAGCTGCACCAGATGAAGTGTGAGCTCCAGgaatgggaggagaaggaggaagccaAGATCCGCAGTAAGAATCTCTCCGCGGGTTAGTTGACCCTCACCTGGCTCTCTAGGGGAAGCCATCAGGCCCACCACCTCGCTTCTGAGGCAGAGGGGACTGCTAAGATGCACAGCGACAGCTTACTCATCACTTAGCACTTGCAGGCCCTGTGTGCTCTGTTTTTACGGGCATACTTTCAGTCCTTACAACTACCTATAAGGCAGgggaagtttttcttttctcccattttacagatgaggaaactgaggctaaggaAAGTGAAGTAGCCTGCTGAAAGTTATACAGCTAGGAGCCAGCATCCAATCCCAACCTATCTGTTTCCTGCCAAGGttcctctgggagttggtggctGGGCAGGTCACTGGTCACAGAGTTGTTGAGCCTgtggtttttttcccctggtGTGTCAGGCAGCTTCAGACACTTGGGATCCTCTCCATGGAGGGTGGCAGGAtagactgccttttttttttttttggctgcgcagGCTCTTTGTTGCAGCtcgaggactttctctagttgcggagcacaggctctggagtgcacagggctcagtagctgcagttagtaggcttctctagttgtggtgtgtgggcttagttgccctacagcacgtgggatcttagttccctgaccagggatcaaaccctcatcccttgcattggaaggcagattcttaaccactggaccaccagggaagtcccaggatagGCTGTCTTAATCCTGTCCTGTCACCTCATCTCCCCAGGCTTGGTGTGCCCTGTCACCTCATCTCCCCAGGCTTGGTGCCAAGGATCGGGCACCGGGATAGTTTGTTTCCTCTTTTGGGTAGGTTGTTGCTGCTTCTCCTGTGGAGGCAAAGCTCTTTCTGGGGGCTTACCTGTCCTTCTTCTCCTGTGGAGGCAAAGCTCTTTCTGggggcctacctgtccatcacctccCAGCTGTGTTTGGGCTTGTTTCAGCCCAGACCCCAATCCAGATGAGATCAGGCACGTTCAGGCTGGTACAGCCATAGACCCAGACCCCAATCCACTGGCTAAGGAGAGCTTtgcttcttgggtggccctggaGCGGTCCTTGAGGGACGATCCTGCCTTCTGTCCCTTGTCAGACCTGGAGCAGCAGGTGGAGCAGCTGGATGCCCAGATCGAGAAGGTCCGTGAGCAGGTGAGCTTCGTGAGCACGTACAAGGACCACGAGTACCCCATCAAGTTGGTACAGGTGGGCAACCTCGTGCGCCAGCTGCAGCAGGTGAAGGACAGCCAGTTGGTAGGTGAGCCCCTGGTTTTGCCTCACCTGACCCTGTGGGAGGCAGGGTTGGTGGCCAACACCTTCCTGCCAACCCCTAGGACGAGCTAGATGAACTCAGTGAGATGTGCAGAATGGTCCTGGCGTCTATGTCCAACCAGattcagaataagaaaaaaaaccttCTGAGGTCTCTGGTGGTGGTGAGTAGCCAGCCACTGTGGCAGGTATCCGggtcctgcccccagccctgctttCTTAACCCTGTCCTCTGCCCTCAGGGCCACCACATGCCCATCTGCTACCCATCTGGGGCCAGTCTAGGCGGCCAGACTTCTAGGGGGCCCCTTCTAGGGGGCCAGAAGAAGATTTCCCTTTTTCCACAGAAAATCCAGCGTGCCAATCAGGAGACTCTCCTGCAGAAGACCTGGAATACCCGGGTTATACTGAAATACATGGACAAGTTCCAAGAAGTGAGTGGGTGGCGATGGTGGTGATCCCCGCTGTGTGAGAGCAGGGGGAGTGGGTGGTCCCCAGGACCTCTGGGGGGGTCAGGCTTGTCCTGATCTGGGGCTTATGAGGTCTCTGGTGTTAGTCTTCCTCCTTGGCTGTGCCATTAACGTCTTCCATCTGAGAACGGAATTTGTCCAGGACTAGGCCTTGCCTCATTAACCAACACCACCAGCCGTGACCCATCGGCAGCATCACCAAGCTTCACCCACACAGCCATCACTTTACTATCACTACCCACTCCTTGTCTTCACCTCTTAATTCTTGACATTGACCATCACTCAAGACCATGTTAATGAATTCCATGATCACCACCCTCTCATGGTAGTTTTTGTTATCTTGCACCTTCATCAGTTGTCTGCGTGAATGaccttcatcacctccaccagccccCACTAATTCTCACTGTCGAGCACTGCCACCCCCTTGCAGCCTGTCTCCCC includes these proteins:
- the C13H20orf96 gene encoding uncharacterized protein C20orf96 homolog isoform X1; translated protein: MARNFPKRSRSGIGSTVPQFQVLDYVPWQRSKQRAKPSALPPIPQTVGTKKSERKTWSTIQPGWQSKPTLWMTSQPRNPLELRRGKLDSGKTQATIRLMRTMLRNRRTSYQELCDHEEFLTNHCGELIKTIQDTEDSAALKVRMLLQQQDVYMTITDILEYSNKKKLHQMKCELQEWEEKEEAKIRSKNLSADLEQQVEQLDAQIEKVREQVSFVSTYKDHEYPIKLVQVGNLVRQLQQVKDSQLDELDELSEMCRMVLASMSNQIQNKKKNLLRSLVVKIQRANQETLLQKTWNTRVILKYMDKFQEFIDRFEEEIPRLRAEMEQLEFQIWEPREIVFADVLLRRSKCTPDMDVVLNIPVEEPLPF
- the C13H20orf96 gene encoding uncharacterized protein C20orf96 homolog isoform X2; its protein translation is MARNFPKRSRSGIGSTVPQFQVLDYVPWQRSKQRAKPSALPPIPQTVGTKKSERKTWSTIQPGWQSKPTLWMTSQPRNPLELRRGKLDSGKTQATIRLMRTMLRNRRTSYQELCDHEEFLTNHCGELIKTIQDTEDSAALKVRMLLQQQDVYMTITDILEYSNKKKLHQMKCELQEWEEKEEAKIRNLEQQVEQLDAQIEKVREQVSFVSTYKDHEYPIKLVQVGNLVRQLQQVKDSQLDELDELSEMCRMVLASMSNQIQNKKKNLLRSLVVKIQRANQETLLQKTWNTRVILKYMDKFQEFIDRFEEEIPRLRAEMEQLEFQIWEPREIVFADVLLRRSKCTPDMDVVLNIPVEEPLPF
- the C13H20orf96 gene encoding uncharacterized protein C20orf96 homolog isoform X5; protein product: MARNFPKRSRSGIGSTVPQFQVLDYVPWQRSKQRAKPSALPPIPQTVGTKKSERKTWSTIQPGWQSKPTLWMTSQPRNPLELRRGKLDSGKTQATIRLMRTMLRNRRTSYQELCDHEEFLTNHCGELIKTIQDTEDSAALKVRMLLQQQDVYMTITDILEYSNKKKLHQMKCELQEWEEKEEAKIRNLEQQVEQLDAQIEKVREQKIQRANQETLLQKTWNTRVILKYMDKFQEFIDRFEEEIPRLRAEMEQLEFQIWEPREIVFADVLLRRSKCTPDMDVVLNIPVEEPLPF
- the C13H20orf96 gene encoding uncharacterized protein C20orf96 homolog isoform X3; the encoded protein is MGVFSRPNTLQTQPLWDRLHSPPVPGSGWQSKPTLWMTSQPRNPLELRRGKLDSGKTQATIRLMRTMLRNRRTSYQELCDHEEFLTNHCGELIKTIQDTEDSAALKVRMLLQQQDVYMTITDILEYSNKKKLHQMKCELQEWEEKEEAKIRSKNLSADLEQQVEQLDAQIEKVREQVSFVSTYKDHEYPIKLVQVGNLVRQLQQVKDSQLDELDELSEMCRMVLASMSNQIQNKKKNLLRSLVVKIQRANQETLLQKTWNTRVILKYMDKFQEFIDRFEEEIPRLRAEMEQLEFQIWEPREIVFADVLLRRSKCTPDMDVVLNIPVEEPLPF
- the C13H20orf96 gene encoding uncharacterized protein C20orf96 homolog isoform X4; translated protein: MARNFPKRSRSGIGSTVPQFQVLDYVPWQRSKQRAKPSALPPIPQTVGTKKSERKTWSTIQPGWQSKPTLWMTSQPRNPLELRRGKLDSGKTQATIRLMRTMLRNRRTSYQELCDHEEFLTNHCGELIKTIQDTEDSAALKVRMLLQQQDVYMTITDILEYSNKKKLHQMKCELQEWEEKEEAKIRSKNLSADLEQQVEQLDAQIEKVREQKIQRANQETLLQKTWNTRVILKYMDKFQEFIDRFEEEIPRLRAEMEQLEFQIWEPREIVFADVLLRRSKCTPDMDVVLNIPVEEPLPF